The Periplaneta americana isolate PAMFEO1 chromosome 9, P.americana_PAMFEO1_priV1, whole genome shotgun sequence genome contains a region encoding:
- the Ssl1 gene encoding general transcription factor IIH subunit 2 isoform X2: MRAKTDQSAAGLTPTCRSRDFNMADEEEGKEYRWETGYEKTWEAIQEDDEGLLEGSVAEIIQRAKRKRQAERHGNMRLGMMRHIYLIIDNSECMNNQDLKPTRQLCTIKLLEGFIDEFFDQNPISQMGIIITKNKRAEKISELAGNPRKHIKAVQQLNEVPCSGEPSLQNALELALRSLRMLPSHASREILIIMGSLTTCDPGDISVTIQNLKSQGVRCSVIALAAQVHVCHKLCRETGGLFGVILDDCHFRDQLYQHVDPPPAATFLDSSLIKMGFPHHMVQEGKETPLTMCLCHVDSSDSEKSKLNSGGYFCPQCCSKYCELPVECRACGLTLVSAPHLARSYHHLFPVENFNELELKDMQDKVELCFSCQKRFGEHDKHRNTSSGVK, from the exons ATTTCAACATGGCTGATGAAGAAGAAGGGAAGGAATACCGGTGGGAAACTGGTTATGAAAAGACATG ggAAGCAATCCAAGAAGATGACGAGGGCTTGCTTGAAGGGTCAGTGGCTGAAATTATTCAACGTGCAAAGAGGAAACGACAAGCAGAGAGACACGGCAATATGCGACTGGGTATGATGCGTCACATATACCTGATCATTGATAACTCCGAATGTATGAATAATCAAGATTTGAAACCAACTAGACAGCTTTGTACAATCAAG TTACTGGAAGGTTTCATCGATGAATTCTTTGATCAGAACCCAATAAGCCAGATGGGAATCATCATAACAAAAAACAAACGTGCAGAAAAAATAAGTGAACTAGCTGGGAATCCGAGGAAGCACATAAAG GCAGTGCAGCAATTAAATGAGGTGCCATGCAGTGGGGAACCTTCATTACAGAATGCCTTAGAACTTGCTTTGCGTTCATTGCGCATGTTACCTTCACATGCTAGCAGAGAAATTTTGATCATAATGGGAAGCTTGACAACTTGTGATCCTGGAGATATATCTGTCACAATTCAG AATTTGAAATCTCAGGGTGTCCGCTGCTCAGTAATTGCTTTAGCTGCCCAAGTACATGTATGCCATAAACTTTGTCGTGAGACAGGTGGCTTGTTTGGCGTAATCCTGGATGACTGTCATTTTCGTGATCAGTTGTACCAACACGTTGATCCTCCACCTGCAGCAACATTCCTTGACTCATCACTGATAAAGATGGGATTTCCACATCACATGGTGCAGGAAGGGAAGGAAACTCCTCTCACAATGTGTTTATG CCATGTAGATTCTTCAGATTCTGAAAAGAGTAAACTGAATAGTGGGGGATACTTCTGTCCACAATGTTGTAGCAAATACTGTGAACTTCCTGTAGAGTGCAGGGCCTGTGGATTGACATTGGTATCTGCACCACATTTGGCCAGATCATATCATCATCTGTTTCCAGTTGAAAATTTCAATGAACTCGAGCTTAAAGACATGCAGGATAAGGTTGAATTATGCTTTTCATGTCAGAAAAGATTTGGAGAACACGATAAACAT AGAAATACATCATCTGGAGTGAAATAG
- the Ssl1 gene encoding general transcription factor IIH subunit 2 isoform X1, with protein sequence MRAKTDQSAAGLTPTCRSRDFNMADEEEGKEYRWETGYEKTWEAIQEDDEGLLEGSVAEIIQRAKRKRQAERHGNMRLGMMRHIYLIIDNSECMNNQDLKPTRQLCTIKLLEGFIDEFFDQNPISQMGIIITKNKRAEKISELAGNPRKHIKAVQQLNEVPCSGEPSLQNALELALRSLRMLPSHASREILIIMGSLTTCDPGDISVTIQNLKSQGVRCSVIALAAQVHVCHKLCRETGGLFGVILDDCHFRDQLYQHVDPPPAATFLDSSLIKMGFPHHMVQEGKETPLTMCLCHVDSSDSEKSKLNSGGYFCPQCCSKYCELPVECRACGLTLVSAPHLARSYHHLFPVENFNELELKDMQDKVELCFSCQKRFGEHDKHVYECGICHKIFCLDCDLFIHESLHTCPGCATNHSTFQTTGHEAVPPR encoded by the exons ATTTCAACATGGCTGATGAAGAAGAAGGGAAGGAATACCGGTGGGAAACTGGTTATGAAAAGACATG ggAAGCAATCCAAGAAGATGACGAGGGCTTGCTTGAAGGGTCAGTGGCTGAAATTATTCAACGTGCAAAGAGGAAACGACAAGCAGAGAGACACGGCAATATGCGACTGGGTATGATGCGTCACATATACCTGATCATTGATAACTCCGAATGTATGAATAATCAAGATTTGAAACCAACTAGACAGCTTTGTACAATCAAG TTACTGGAAGGTTTCATCGATGAATTCTTTGATCAGAACCCAATAAGCCAGATGGGAATCATCATAACAAAAAACAAACGTGCAGAAAAAATAAGTGAACTAGCTGGGAATCCGAGGAAGCACATAAAG GCAGTGCAGCAATTAAATGAGGTGCCATGCAGTGGGGAACCTTCATTACAGAATGCCTTAGAACTTGCTTTGCGTTCATTGCGCATGTTACCTTCACATGCTAGCAGAGAAATTTTGATCATAATGGGAAGCTTGACAACTTGTGATCCTGGAGATATATCTGTCACAATTCAG AATTTGAAATCTCAGGGTGTCCGCTGCTCAGTAATTGCTTTAGCTGCCCAAGTACATGTATGCCATAAACTTTGTCGTGAGACAGGTGGCTTGTTTGGCGTAATCCTGGATGACTGTCATTTTCGTGATCAGTTGTACCAACACGTTGATCCTCCACCTGCAGCAACATTCCTTGACTCATCACTGATAAAGATGGGATTTCCACATCACATGGTGCAGGAAGGGAAGGAAACTCCTCTCACAATGTGTTTATG CCATGTAGATTCTTCAGATTCTGAAAAGAGTAAACTGAATAGTGGGGGATACTTCTGTCCACAATGTTGTAGCAAATACTGTGAACTTCCTGTAGAGTGCAGGGCCTGTGGATTGACATTGGTATCTGCACCACATTTGGCCAGATCATATCATCATCTGTTTCCAGTTGAAAATTTCAATGAACTCGAGCTTAAAGACATGCAGGATAAGGTTGAATTATGCTTTTCATGTCAGAAAAGATTTGGAGAACACGATAAACAT gtATATGAATGCGGCATATGCCATAAAATATTTTGCTTGGATTGTGATTTGTTTATTCATGAATCATTACATACATGCCCTGGCTGTGCTACCAATCattcaacattccaaacaacaggACATGAAGCTGTCCCTCCGAGATAA